The Daucus carota subsp. sativus chromosome 9, DH1 v3.0, whole genome shotgun sequence genome window below encodes:
- the LOC108201338 gene encoding putative serine/threonine-protein kinase has product MRYADTAFFQSNQTTNIRKYLEEGGSSNKTAIVEGIAGGVGILVLLLALLLWYLLSRKKKVAQRGVGDIFDISKLDGPMIYRFKDLKSATRNFSESSKIGEGGSGDVYKGIIKNGDVVAVKKLSIVAGKGKPDFKSELKLISIVNHRNIIRLLGYAVRGSELLLVCEYMANRSLDKFLYGEKQGCLSWKQRVAVILGIAKGLVYLHEQSHLRIVHRDIKSSNILLDGDFQPKIADFGLARLMHYDQSHLSTRFAGTLGYTAPEYAIHGHLSEKVDTYGFGIVVLEILGGRRCNNSKTEAFSCSLLEHTWNLFKHDAYLNLVDKTLDPDEYEIDNIKKIVEIGLMCTQSPSSARPTMSEVVGLLTSDLPIKGNPPGKPIIF; this is encoded by the exons ATGAGATATGCAGACACCGCTTTCTTTCAAAGTAATCAGACAACAAATATCAGAAAGTACTTGGAAGAAG GAGGATCAAGTAATAAGACCGCAATCGTTGAAGGTATTGCTGGTGGTGTAGGCATTCTTGTGCTCCTACTTGCTTTGCTTTTATGGTACTTGTtatcaagaaagaaaaaggtAGCTCAAAGAG GTGTAGGTGATATATTTGATATATCCAAGCTGGACGGACCAATGATTTACCGTTTCAAAGATTTGAAGTCAGCCACACGGAACTTTAGCGAAAGCTCTAAAATAGGAGAAGGAGGTTCTGGAGATGTGTACAAG GGCATAATAAAGAATGGAGATGTAGTTGCTGTAAAGAAACTTTCTATAGTGGCAGGCAAAGGGAAGCCAGATTTCAAAAGTGAACTTAAGCTTATAAGTATTGTTAATCATCGCAATATCATCCGTCTGTTGGGCTATGCTGTCAGAGGATCAGAGCTACTTCTTGTGTGCGAATACATGGCTAACAGAAGCCTTGATAAATTCCTATATG GTGAAAAACAGGGGTGTCTCAGCTGGAAACAACGTGTTGCTGTAATTCTTGGGATAGCTAAGGGCCTTGTATATCTGCACGAACAATCTCATTTGCGTATAGTGCACCGAGATATAAAATCAAGCAACATTCTACTTGATGGTGATTTTCAACCCAAAATTGCAGATTTTGGGCTGGCAAGACTAATGCATTACGATCAAAGTCATCTTAGCACTAGATTTGCTGGGACTTT GGGATACACAGCACCGGAGTACGCCATCCATGGACACTTGTCTGAGAAAGTTGATACCTACGGTTTTGGTATTGTAGTCCTTGAAATTTTAGGTGGCCGAAGGTGCAACAATTCGAAGACAGAGGCATTTTCGTGTTCCCTCCTAGAACAT ACATGGAATTTGTTCAAACATGACGCGTATTTGAATTTGGTCGACAAAACTTTAGATCCTGATGAATATGAGATTGATAACATTAAAAAGATAGTAGAAATTGGTCTGATGTGCACTCAGTCACCAAGTTCTGCGAGGCCAACCATGTCTGAAGTAGTTGGTTTGCTTACAAGTGATCTTCCCATCAAGGGAAATCCACCTGGGAAACccataattttctaa
- the LOC108200796 gene encoding short-chain dehydrogenase TIC 32, chloroplastic-like: MWIFGCKGNSGFSARSTAEEVTQGIDGAGLTAIVTGASNGIGTETTRVLALRGVHVVMAVRNVASGTRVKEEILKEIPRGRLTVMEIDLNSLASVRKFAREYIASGLPLNILINNAGVMAPPFTLSKDNIEQQFAVNHLGPFLLTNLLLETMKSTARKTQKEGRIVNVSSALHQNGYKEGIRFEKINDKASYNGNAAYGQSKLCNLLHTNELARRFKREGVNITANSLHPGIIATNLTNNLGLTGWVLNTFGKYLLKNVPQGAATTCYVALHPQVKGQSGEYFMDSNKAEANATSSLAKDPVLASKLWDFSLTMTNGK; encoded by the exons ATGTGGATATTCGGATGCAAAGGCAACTCTGGATTTTCTGCTCGTTCCACAGCTGAAGAAGTAACACAAGGGATCGACGGAGCTGGTCTCACTGCCATTGTTACTG GAGCATCAAATGGTATTGGGACAGAGACCACGCGTGTTCTAGCTTTACGTGGTGTGCACGTTGTTATGGCAGTGAGGAATGTTGCTTCTGGTACGAGAGTTAAGGAAGAAATACTAAAGGAGATCCCCAGAGGTAGACTCACTGTTATGGAAATTGATCTCAACTCACTGGCATCTGTACGAAAATTTGCCAGAGAGTATATTGCCTCGGGTCTTCCCTTAAACATCCTAAT AAACAACGCAGGAGTCATGGCACCTCCATTCACTCTTTCAAAAGATAATATTGAACAGCAGTTCGCGGTTAACCATTTGG GTCCATTTCTTTTAACCAATCTTTTGCTCGAGACAATGAAAAGCACTGCACGTAAAACCCAAAAGGAAGGGAGAATAGTTAATGTATCATCAGCACTCCACCAGAACGGGTACAAAGAAGGAATTCGTTTTGAAAAAATCAACGACAAAGCAAG CTACAATGGCAATGCTGCCTATGGACAATCAAAGCTTTGCAACCTATTGCACACTAATGAGCTTGCAAGGCGATTTAAG AGGGAAGGAGTAAATATTACTGCAAATTCACTTCACCCTGGAATCATTGCAACCAACTTAACGAATAACCTTGGTCTTACCGGTT GGGTGCTTAATACTTTTGGAAAGTATCTTCTCAAAAATGTTCCGCAG GGAGCTGCAACTACATGCTATGTGGCGCTGCATCCTCAAGTGAAAGGGCAGAGTGGTGAATACTTTATGGACAGCAACAAAGCTGAAGCCAATGCTACCAGTTCCCTGGCCAAGGACCCAGTATTAGCTAGCAAACTGTGGGATTTCAGCTTGACCATGACAAATGGGAAGTAA
- the LOC108201340 gene encoding uncharacterized protein LOC108201340: MDRSWLRADRRIRKFQRGVEELLLFVFENGYDENKISCPCLKWAHSKSWKAPTVRCHLFQNGIDQTYTRWIWHGELITESLSPAEGTASSESVDQIPINAENNDSDDDVSLDSSDFFNHVKSEHEPLYPGCEGFTKMKALVKLYNLKAKYQVSDACFSELLLLVGSMLPEGNNFLSSFSEAKKSLCALGMEYEKIHVCPNDCLLYRGERDEDETSCRICQASRWKLNKKGEELEGVPAKVLWYFPLIPRLRTLFNSPQIAKNMTWHDKERIKDGKLRHPADSKTWKDVDVKWPEFSSDSRNVRLALSSDGFNPFYSTNVDYSCWPVLMSIYNLPPWLCMKRKYIMLCLLISGPKEPGNDIDVFLQPLIEDLQKLWTGKQVYDAYKREYFLLRGILLWTISDNPAYGNLSGNIVKGYNACPVCVDGTKATRLSNYRKCVVMRHRRWLPRAHPYRRKKEDFDNTVEKETAPIPLTGEEVLERTKHLRSHVFGKTQRQPRFKKGDVRPIFKKVSIFFELEYWKYLPVRHVLDVMHIEKNICEALLGTMLNIPKKTKDKESVWLDMADMGIRTELRPKNPGRKEKLPLASWNLTHSEKKVVCSSFLGMKLPDGFCSNIRSLVSMETLRLTGMKSHDCHMILHHLLPIAIHSSLQKQVRNTVIRFCLFFKAICSKVIEVDKLEKMQSQLVETLCHLEKYFPPSLFDVMFHLSVHLVREVELCGPIFLRWMYPFERYMKTFKGYIRNRARAEGCIAEAYIAEEAVECLVNHEEATVGLPKNGRHRNDAVCRPLSGASVITPSDNDLHLAHLCVLQNTAAVRPYFNEHMCFLMTKYPANENNEMWLKNKQNETFPEWFKEKIASNLLDEMEISQEIRLISNGPNKDVPTFNGYKMDGITFSTKDRDDTRNVQCSGVCVQADTMVVQGKDQIVEHASPTFYRVIIGIWELDYNNFRIPIFRCNWIDMNRGTKVDDLGYTLVNLNRLGFFNDPFVLAKHVKQVCYIDDPLDKLWSVVLKLPEKNYHEDNDEENEGSVEVELENEFFIPNLPDVDLDEATTSYMRDVDELIQLL; encoded by the exons ATGGACAGGTCTTGGTTGAGGGCTGATAGAAGAATAAGGAAATTTCAAAGAGGAGTAGAAGAACTATTGTTGTTTGTATTTGAGAACGGATATGATGAAAACAAAATCAGCTGTCCATGTTTAAAATGGGCACATAGTAAATCGTGGAAAGCTCCAACAGTGAGGTgccatctttttcaaaatggaATAGATCAGACCTACACTCGTTGGATTTGGCATGGAGAATTGATTACAGAAAGTCTATCTCCCGCTGAAGGGACAGCCAGTTCAGAATCTGTGGACCAAATCCCTATCAATGCAGAGAataatgatagtgatgatgatgtttCCCTCGATTCATCAGATTTCTTTAACCATGTTAAATCTGAACATGAACCACTTTATCCGGGATGTGAAGGATTTACAAAGATGAAGGCTCTAGTGAAGTTGTATAATTTGAAAGCAAAATACCAAGTATCGGATGCTTGCTTCTCTGAACTTCTACTACTGGTTGGGTCTATGCTTCCGGAAGGCAACAATTTTCTTTCTTCATTCAGCGAGGCTAAGAAAAGCTTGTGTGCTCTTGGAATGGAGTATGAAAAAATTCATGTGTGTCCGAATGATTGTTTATTATACCGAGGGGAAAGAGATGAAGACGAGACAAGTTGTCGTATATGTCAAGCATCTAGATGGAAGTTGAACAAAAAAGGAGAAGAATTGGAGGGGGTTCCGGCAAAGGTTCTATGGTATTTTCCGTTAATACCACGTTTGAGGACTTTATTCAATTCTCCTCAAATAGCTAAAAATATGACTTGGCATGACAAAGAGAGAATAAAAGATGGTAAATTAAGACATCCGGCAGATTCAAAAACATGGAAGGATGTCGATGTGAAGTGGCCCGAGTTTTCTTCAGATTCTAGAAATGTCCGGTTAGCTTTATCCTCGGATGGATTCAATCCTTTTTATAGCACAAATGTTGATTACTCTTGTTGGCCAGTATTGATGTCAATCTATAATCTCCCACCATGGCTTTGTATGAAAAGGAAGTACATCATGCTATGTTTATTGATATCCGGACCAAAGGAACCCGGCAATGATATCGATGTGTTCCTTCAACCGCTTATTGAAGATTTACAAAAGTTATGGACCGGAAAACAAGTTTATGACGCATAcaagagggagtattttttgcTGCGAGGCATCTTATTATGGACAATTAGTGACAATCCAGCCTATGGTAACTTGTCGGGGAACATTGTAAAAGGGTATAATGCATGTCCTGTTTGTGTTGATGGAACAAAAGCAACGAGGCTGTCTAATTACCGTAAGTGCGTGGTCATGAGGCATCGGAGGTGGTTGCCCCGTGCACATCCATATCGAAGGAAGAAAGAAGATTTTGATAACACAGTGGAAAAGGAAACTGCCCCAATTCCATTAACCGGGGAGGAGGTGCTTgagagaacaaaacatttaagGAGTCATGTCTTTGGTAAAACACAACGCCAGCCTCGATTCAAAAAAGGTGATGTTCGACCTATTTTTAAGAAggtttctatattttttgaacTTGAGTATTGGAAGTATTTGCCGGTTAGACATGTTCTCGATGTGATGCACATCGAGAAAAACATTTGCGAAGCATTACTTGGGACTATGCTTAATATACCCAAGAAGACAAAAGACAAGGAATCTGTCTGGCTAGACATGGCTGACATGGGAATAAGAACGGAGCTAAGGCCAAAAAATCCCGGGAGAAAGGAGAAGTTACCTTTGGCATCTTGGAATTTAACTCATTCAGAAAAAAAAGTAGTTTGCTCGTCATTTCTTGGCATGAAGTTGCCTGATGGCTTCTGTTCAAATATTAGAAGTTTAGTTTCAATGGAAACTCTTCGACTTACTGGAATGAAATCTCACGACTGCCATATGATCTTGCATCACTTGCTCCCAATTGCGATACATTCGTCACTGCAAAAACAGGTCAGAAACACTGTCATCAGATTTTGTCTCTTTTTTAAGGCAATTTGCAGTAAAGTTATTGAGGTTGATAAGTTGGAGAAAATGCAATCCCAGCTGGTGGAAACTTTGTGCCACCTTGAAAAGTACTTCCCCCCCTCCTTGTTTGATGTGATGTTTCATCTCTCCGTCCATCTTGTACGAGAAGTAGAGCTTTGTGGGCCAATTTTTCTTAGGTGGATGTATCCATTTGAGAGATATATGAAGACATTTAAAGGGTATATAAGAAATCGGGCTCGTGCAGAAGGTTGCATAGCTGAGGCCTATATTGCAGAAGAAGCTGTTGAGTGTTTGGTGAACCATGAAGAGGCTACTGTTGGGTTACCAAAAAATGGTAGGCATAGGAATGATGCCGTTTGTAGGCCATTATCTGGTGCATCAGTTATAACTCCGAGCGACAATGATTTGCATTTAGCTCATTTATGTGTTTTACAAAATACGGCTGCGGTTAGGCCATATTTTAA TGAACACATGTGTTTTTTGATGACCAAATATCCAGcaaatgaaaataatgaaatgTGGCTAAAGAATAAGCAAAATGAGACATTCCCAGAATGGTTCAAAGAAAAG ATTGCTTCAAATTTGCTCGACGAAATGGAGATATCACAAGAAATCAGATTGATCTCAAATGGGCCCAATAAGGATGTCCCTACATTCAATGGTTACAAAATGGATGGGATTACCTTTAGCACCAAAGATCGTGATGATACACGTAATGTTCAGTGCAGTGGCGTGTGTGTTCAAGCCGATACCATGGTTGTGCAGGGGAAGGATCAAATTGTTGAGCATGCCTCGCCTACATTTTATAGAGTGATAATAGGTATATGGGAGTTAGACTATAACAACTTTAGGATCCCTATTTTTCGTTGTAATTGGATTGATATGAATAGAGGGACTAAGGTAGATGATTTGGGTTATACTTTGGTTAATTTGAATAGGTTGGGGTTTTTTAATGATCCATTTGTGTTAGCAAAACACGTTAAACAAGTATGTTACATAGATGATCCTCTTGATAAATTATGGTCCGTGGTGTTGAAATTACCCGAGAAAAACTATCATGAGGACaatgatgaagaaaatgaggGATCCGTGGAAGTAGAACTTGAGAATGAGTTCTTTATACCAAATTTGCCGGATGTTGATTTAGACGAGGCAACAACTAGTTATATGCGAGACGTAGATGAACTAATTCAACTTTTATga